A DNA window from Allokutzneria albata contains the following coding sequences:
- a CDS encoding thioesterase II family protein, with translation MTEPLQVFCVPHAGGSARTFLKWQRTFPAPLRIVPLEIAGKGRRSREPRHATVREVADDLVQRMDPTGRYALFGHSMGGLIAYEMARSLAPEFVVVAATRPPHLIPSDHRASLAGLSDDDLLDAMAAAGTVPESVRNSPMRDLFVPNLRADLALVASYRPSPGAAPLGVDLNVWYGTEDATTPASVMAEWDRYTERECRTRAFPGDHFFPHADPELLARALSG, from the coding sequence GTGACAGAGCCGCTCCAGGTGTTCTGCGTGCCGCACGCGGGTGGCTCGGCGCGCACGTTCCTGAAGTGGCAGCGCACATTTCCCGCCCCATTGCGCATCGTGCCGTTGGAGATCGCGGGCAAGGGACGGCGCAGTCGCGAACCGCGCCACGCCACCGTGCGCGAAGTCGCCGACGATCTTGTTCAGCGGATGGACCCGACCGGCCGCTACGCGCTCTTCGGGCACAGCATGGGCGGGCTGATCGCGTACGAGATGGCGCGGTCGCTCGCCCCGGAGTTCGTGGTCGTGGCCGCGACGAGACCCCCGCACCTGATCCCGTCGGATCATCGCGCTTCGCTGGCCGGGCTCTCCGACGACGACCTTCTCGACGCGATGGCCGCGGCGGGGACCGTGCCGGAGTCCGTGCGGAACTCGCCCATGCGCGACCTCTTCGTGCCGAACCTCCGAGCCGATCTCGCCCTGGTCGCGAGCTACCGCCCGTCGCCCGGTGCCGCACCACTTGGTGTTGATCTCAACGTCTGGTACGGCACCGAGGATGCGACGACACCCGCGTCGGTGATGGCCGAATGGGACCGCTACACCGAGCGCGAGTGCCGGACGCGGGCCTTTCCCGGCGACCACTTCTTCCCGCACGCGGACCCGGAGCTCCTCGCCCGAGCCCTCAGTGGGTGA